GGTCTGGATGCGTTTATGTTTGGCAAGGCGGCTTCGCTTGTCTCAGGTGATCTTACAATAATGGCAGTTGTTGCTATTTGTTTGCTCGTATTATCGACGCTTTTATTTAAGGAGCTAAAGTTGTTGTGCTTTGACCCTGGATTTGGGCGTGGTTTAGGATTTCCGATGGGGTTTTTGGGTGCTTTGCTTATGGTAATGATCGTATTAAGCGTGATTATCGGCTTGCAGGCTGTGGGTGTTGTGCTGATGGCCGCTATGCTCATTATTCCTCCTGTTGCGGCTCGATACTGGACGGAGAAGCTGCACGTAATGGTGATCGTAGCTGGTTTCTTTGGCGGGATATCCGGTGTTGTCGGCACGCTTATCAGCAGCTTGGCAGAGAAGCTGCCTACAGGACCGGTTATTGTGTTAGCGGCAGTATGCTTCTTCTTGTTCTCTCTTCTATTCGCTCCGCAGCGGGGTCTTATCTCTCGGATGCTGCGTGTCATTCGTTTGCGCAGCCGATTTTCGAGTGGGAAGGTAGAGGGAGAGGCGGAGAAGGTGTATCAGCCCGTTGCTTCTAAAGGAGGCCATTCATCATGACACATGCATTGTGGATTATGCTTATTGCCTCGCTGGTTGCTGCGTCCTGTGGTTTTATCGGCTGTTTTCTTATTTTGCGGCGGATGGCGATGCTGGGCGATGCCATTAGCCATGCGGTATTGCCGGGGATTGTCGTCGCTTTTCTGGTGAGCAACAGCATGGAGAGCATTACGATGCTGATTGGTGCGTCAATCGTAGGTGTGCTAACCTCACTCATTATTCAAACATTAGGAACAGGTGGCGTCCAATCTGATGCGGCGATCGGCGTTACATTTACCTCATTATTTGCTATTGGTGTTGTACTTGTCTCGATGTATGCTTCAAGCGTTCACCTCGATGTGCAGCATGTACTGTATGGTGAAATCGCCTATGCGCCATGGGAGACATCGGTTCTTTTTGGATTAGAAATGCCGCATGCTGTATGGATGATGGGCGGTGTGTTTATTCTAACCTTGTTTGTAGTACTCCTGCTATACAAAGAAATAAAGCTGGTCTCATTTGATGCGCAGATGGCCGCTGCCGTAGGGATTCCGGTGCTTTTCATTCATTATGTATTGATGGTGCTTGTTTCTCTTAACACGGTCGCAGCCTTTGAGAGTGTGGGAGCGATCCTTGTTGTAGCAATGCTTGTAGTGCCGGGTGCTACTGCTTATCTGCTTACGGACCGGCTTAGTGTGATGCTGGGCTTAAGTGTAGTTGTCGGGATTATTTCCGCTTTGGCAGGCTATGAGCTCGCCGCTTGGTTTGATGTTTCGATCTCCGGTTCGATGGCAACGGTGGCAGGTATTCTATTCGCTTTTGCCTTCTTATTCTCCCCGAGGTATGGCATCATCTCTAAGGTTATCAGCAGACGCACATTGGCGCATAAGAAAGAGAGCGCTCGCTAGCATAAGGAGGACTTCGATAAAAAGAAGTCCTTTTTTGTGTGTGATGACTATAAATGTAATGAAACTTTTTCATCGTGTAACACGTATGTATAGTATTTCAATAGGTTATGATCCAATTAAATGTATAAAGGGGGATTTCGGTGACATTTACCATTGACGGCTTGATTTTTTTGTTTGCTATTTTATTGCTTACTGGCGTAGTAA
This window of the Aneurinibacillus sp. REN35 genome carries:
- a CDS encoding metal ABC transporter permease, whose amino-acid sequence is MDFIMQWLQDPNARWVMTGCLLLGLSSGVLGSFALLRKQSLVGDAVAHAALPGICLAYMFSGEKNIGLFMLGAAMTGLLGTLCVSQISRHSRIKPDTALGIVLSVFFGFGTVLLTKIAQTGSANQSGLDAFMFGKAASLVSGDLTIMAVVAICLLVLSTLLFKELKLLCFDPGFGRGLGFPMGFLGALLMVMIVLSVIIGLQAVGVVLMAAMLIIPPVAARYWTEKLHVMVIVAGFFGGISGVVGTLISSLAEKLPTGPVIVLAAVCFFLFSLLFAPQRGLISRMLRVIRLRSRFSSGKVEGEAEKVYQPVASKGGHSS
- a CDS encoding metal ABC transporter permease; translated protein: MTHALWIMLIASLVAASCGFIGCFLILRRMAMLGDAISHAVLPGIVVAFLVSNSMESITMLIGASIVGVLTSLIIQTLGTGGVQSDAAIGVTFTSLFAIGVVLVSMYASSVHLDVQHVLYGEIAYAPWETSVLFGLEMPHAVWMMGGVFILTLFVVLLLYKEIKLVSFDAQMAAAVGIPVLFIHYVLMVLVSLNTVAAFESVGAILVVAMLVVPGATAYLLTDRLSVMLGLSVVVGIISALAGYELAAWFDVSISGSMATVAGILFAFAFLFSPRYGIISKVISRRTLAHKKESAR